Part of the Edaphobacter lichenicola genome, GGTCTCGGCACGTCCATGTCCATTCGAGGTGGAGAAGCTGGCGATCGGAAGACGCGACATCAGGAAGGTGTCGAGGACGCCGTCTTTGATCAGGTCCACACGACGCGCCTGCTGGCCCTCGTCGTCGTAGCTGTAGTGGCCGCTGAGTGACACACCGTGAAAGTCAGTAAGCGTGGGATCGTCGGAGACGCTGAGAAACGGCGGAAGAATCTGTTTGCCAAGCAGCTTGGTAAAGGTCTGCCCCTCGTCATCGCCACGCTGGCGCTGGCCTTCAAGGCGATGTCCAAGCACCTCGTGAAAGAAGACAGCAGACGCGCGGCCACTGAGGATCGCAGGACCATTGAACGGCTCGGTAACCGGTGCGGCGCGCAACGCTTCGAGATTCTTTGCCATGGCCAGTGTCTTGTCGATCAGCGTCTTCTGATCCGGCAGATGCGAAACCTCGTCGGCCTCGAAGGTCTCGGCGCGGAAGAGATCCATGCCGTCCGCAGCGCGGGTACGGGCAACGATAACAAGACGCGCAACATGGTTCGGTGTCGCCACCTTCGCGCCTTCGGACGAGACAAAGTAGTCGGTCTCGGTGGTCGCCTCAAGTGCAATGTTGTTATAGAAGACATCTGGATATTGTTTGAACAATCCGGAGAGTTCACGCAGGCGGGTCTGCCACGCAGCAGTGTCGACGACCAGCGACGGCGAGGGAGGAAGGATCGCTGAAGCCGGCGTCTCGCTCGAAAAATCGGCGGAGGCATCTTCTTCTTTTGCGCGGACCTGCTGCTCCGTCTTCACCTTCAGGTAGCCGTCCAGCGCCTTGCCATAGCCGCGGTTAGTGGCGAACCAGAGAGTGCGAGCGATGGCGTCGCTATCGTTGGCAAGCGGCAAGGGGATGGTGGTAAGTGCGCTATTCCTGTGGTCGCCGTGAGTGTTGTCTTCAGCAGCAGTTCCAAGACGAACCTGCACATCGGCGGTGCGACGATGGTTTTCGCGAGAGCCGGTGATCGCCCCGAACTGCGCGGTAAGGCTCATGCTGTCGCTGTCCGAGACGGCGTAGCTGAGGAAGTAGGGCTTCGGCTGTTGGGTCGCGTCCGTCGCGCTGTTCCCCAGCGAACTCATCGCCCGATGCAGCTCGGACTCCATGGTATCGATCAGCACCGCCGCCGGCGCGGGTTCACTGCGGGTTGCCGCCACTGCACTGGTACCAACAGACGAAATCGTCACCGCTACCAGACCGGCAAACCCAACACCGGCCACCACCGCTCTTTGTCTCTTCATGGAAAAGGAAACTCGTTTCGCCTGCAAAATACGCCTGCTGCCGAGTGTATCGGAAGTGCCGCTCCAGCGTGTAACGCCTTGCAACTCATGCCACGCCGTGCATCTTCTCCGCAGACGACTGAGGATTGGACGCAGCCGGGAGGGTTTTGTCGACAGCCTATTCGACGCCGTGGCGCCGCACGCTAAGCCACACCGTCAGCGCGAGGAACTGCGCGAGAAGAACAGACTCCGCCAGTCCAAAGCTAGCGTGCCTGCCGTTGTACAGCGTCACAGCGATGAGGATGACCAGCGTAAGAATCATGCCAAGAAACACCGCGTTCCGGCCGTAGTGAGTGGCAGTGAGCGAAACAGGGCGTTGGGCAGGAAGTCTGCCAGCGACGCGAGCGGCAAAATCGGCGGGAACTTCCACCCTGGGCGCAGTCTCCAGAGCATGGAGAACGCGTCGGTCCAGTTCGTCGTAGGCCCTTACCAGCTGCGAGTTCATCAATTCGTCTGACATGCCGTTCTCCTCTCACTGGTTTGATTCTGCTGAATCGCTTCACGAAGCTTCTTGCGTCCGCGGTGAAGATGGGTCCGCACCGTGCCGATCGGCATTCCCAGCGCGTAAGAGATCTGCTCGTAGCTTCGCTCTTCCTGATGATAAAGAATCAGGATCGTTCGCTCAATATGGCTGAGCCGCTGCAACTGCTCCTCGACCACCTGCTGGAATTCGCGTTCCTCGATCTGCTGTTCCGCGTTCCTGTCGGGGTGCGCCAAACGCTCTTCCCACGCCGAAGTCTCGTCCGAGAGCGAGACGTGGGAGCGGTCATCGCGGCGGCGGCGCTTCCACTCGTCCTGCGCAACATTCACCGCGATCCGGTAAAGATAAGTAGTAATCAGCGCTTCGCCGCGAAAGCTGGGCAACGCTCGATAGAGGCGCAGAAAGACATCCTGGGCAAGATCATCGAGGTGCTCGCGGCTACCCGTCAGACGCAGCAGCGTGCGAAAGACCATCGCCTGATGGTCGCGTACCAGCTGCTCGAAGGTGAGATCGACGTCCAAGCGAGGTTAGACAATAGAGTGCTCCGAAAGTTTCATTCCGGCGAGTGAAACTTTCGGAGTGCCTCCCGGTCTAACGCGGGCAGAAAGAGGAGGTAGTCTATGGATTTTCTATCAAGTCCGTTTATTGTGCCGGTAGCCGGTTGCGCCGTCGGTGCCATCGCCATCGTCTCGGGCATCTGGTTCGAGGCCCAGCAACGCCGCAACAAGGCAGAGCAGCGTATGGCGATGATTGCGCGTGGTGTCCCCATCGCCGAGATCGAGAAGCTTTTGGGCTCCGGCGACGAGGAGAAGCGCGTCAGAGACCCTCTGCGCAGCCTCGGCAACGCACGCCGTGCAGGAATTATCCTGGTTTCGGTTGGGTTGGGATTGATCCTGTTCTTTATCACGCTCAGCGTCATTGTGCACGAGCGGGATGTCCTGGCAGGGTCGGCCGCCGGCATCATTCCACTGGCTATCGGGATAGGCTTTTTCATCGACTACAACCTGCAGAAGCGCGAACTATCGCGCTTCGGGTTGGAGATCGGCGCCGAGTCCGCAGGGGCTGGATCGGAACGATAGGTTCCGCCGCCGCCGGTTGATCTTTTTGCGTCGCGTAGACGAATCATGCACACTGGCTTCATCAGGATGGAGCCTTTGATTGATGAATGTACGTGCAGCTTTGCTTCTGCTGATCAGCTTTTTCGCAATCACGATTCCGTCAGCGAAGGCCCTCGGAACGACCCCCACTGAGGCGCGAGCTCTGCGGGAGGCCGCACAGAATCACACGGCCTACACGCTGCCACCGGACAAGGTCAAGCTGGCGAAGGAGTTGTTCCGCGACCGCACCGCGCTGCATCTTCTAGGCGAAGGATGGGGAATCCTGCAGCTTATTCTGCTGCTGGCGCTGGGTGTGCCATCGCGCCTCCGCGACGTCGCCGAGAGGGTGACAAGGAGCCGCTGGGGTCAATGCTTCGTCTTCGTCTTTCTCTTCCTGCTGCTTACCGCGCTGCTGAACGCGCCTCTACGGCTCTACGGACACCATGTGTCGCTCGCATACGGGCTCTCGGTACAGCGTTGGGGAAGCTGGTTCGCCGATCTAGGCAAAAGCTTTCTGCTCGAATGGATCGTGGCTGGCATCCTGGTGATGGTGCTGTTCTGGGTCATCCAGTGGTCGCCGAAGCGCTGGTGGTTCTGGTTCTGGATCCCGACGATGGTCGCGGTATTGTTCGGCGTCTTTCTCTCCCCGATCCTCGTCGATCCGCTCTTCAACAAGTTCGAGCCATTGCAGCAACGCAATCCGGCACTGGTGGCGCAGTTGGAGAGAGTAGTCGCGCGCAGTGGCGTCACCCTGCCTCCCGACAGAATGTTCTTCATGCGAGCCAGCAGCAAAGTCACGAGCATGAACGCCTACGTCACCGGCTTTGGCCCCTCGAAGCGCCTGGTACTCTGGGATACGACCATCGCCGCGGCCACGCCCGATGAGCTCGCCGGCGTCTTCGGCCACGAGTTAGGCCACTATGCGCTCCATCACATCGTGCAGGGCGTCTTGTTCAGTGCCGTTCTGCTGCTCGTCGGATTCTTCGCAGGGCAGCGAATGACATGGTGGCTGCTGGCGAGATACGGTTCGCGATGGAAGATTCGTTCGCAGAACGACTGGGCCTGCGTGGCGGTGCTGGTACTCGTACTCAACGTGTTGAACTTTTTTGCCGAGCCGATCGAAAACAGCTTCAGCCGCTCGATCGAGCACGCCGCCGATGTGTACGGGCAGGAGGCCATCCACGGCATCGTCTCCGATCCGCAAACCACCACCCAGCAAGGGTTTCAGAAGCTTGGAGAGAACTCGCTCGACGACCCAACCCCGCATCCTTTGGTCGATTTTTGGTCTGACGGGCACCCATCGACTGCAAGCCGAGCCGCCTTCGCACTAGCCTACGACCCCTGGACAGCAGGGCAGCATCCAAAGTACTTTCAACCATAATGAAGATCCCGCCGAGTAATCTCGCATCTTCCGACTGTCTTTTCTGCAAGATCGTCGCAGGAGACATCCCGGCAAACCGCGTCTACGAGGACGAGTTCTGCATCGGCTTCCCCGACATCAATCCGCAGGCCCCGACGCATCTGCTCATCATCCCCAAGCAGCACGTCGCCTCCACCGCGAAGGCGGAGGCGGAACACTCTGCGTTGTTAGGTTCCCTGATGTCTGCGGCGGCCGAGATCGCGCGCGCAGAGAAGCTCAGCAAAGGCTACCGAATCGTCGTCAATACGGGCGATGATGGCGGCCAGACCGTGAATCATCTGCATCTTCATCTTCTCGGCGGCAGGCACATGAACTGGCCGCCAGGGTAGCGGACTTCCCACCGACCAACGGGAGGACCAACGAAGCTCATCCCACCCAGAAAAGGTATACAAGTCACGAAGTGACCGCCCGAATCGGGGTCCCCGCGAACAGGTCTTCGTTCGTGGGGTGGCAAGCGTAGTGGGCCCGTCCGGCAGGACCGCATTACATATTGAAGTTAGGCTCTTCTTCCTCTTCCATGCCATACCGGCGGAGGAGGTTCGGCAGATTCTGCGAGAAGGCTGCACGCGGCATCACCGTATCGCATCCCGCTTCGACGGCCTTCGCCTTGAGATCTCCCTGCAGATGCGACAGAAAGCCGATGATCGAGGTGCTGCGCTTCAGCTTGGTCTTCAGCTTGGGAATCAGCGTCAGGGGCTTGGCGTTCGCATTGTTCAGGTCGAAGACGATCAGGCCAGGCCGATCTTCCTCCTCGCCGCCGACCAGCGAGGCAATTGCCTCCTTGTCGTTCTTGACGAAGGCGACCTTGACCCCGAGTTTGCGCGCGGTCTCAGAGATCTTGGCGATGAAGAAGAGGTCTTCGATGAAGAAGAAGATCTTCGTCGGGGCGTCTTCGGCAATCGGAATGGCGCGGCCCTGCGAGTAGTCGATGGGCTGAGAGTCGCTCTGGTAGCTGCGTCCGCCGCCATGGCCGTTGCTGCGGCCCTGGTAGTTGCCGTTGTGCGAATCCATCGTCGAAGGCGGAGTGTCGGCGAAGTTGCCGTTCACGGCGCGATAGCTGTGATCCATGGGGCCGACAAAGCTGCGAGGACCGCGCTGCTGCTGTTTGCCGCCGCCCCCCTTGCGTTTGAAGCCGCCGCTGTTATTGCCGGGCTGGTGAGTGTCGCGATCGCGATAGCCGCCGCCATTGCTGCTGAACCCGCCGCTGTTGCTGCCGCTGGCCACGTTGCCAGGGTTCTCAGGCGAGCGTTGACGGTCGCGATCCCGGAACTTCTTCTTCCAGCGTTTGCCGCTGGAGGAGGAGCCGTTCTGCTGCTGGCCAGCGTTAG contains:
- a CDS encoding histidine triad nucleotide-binding protein; the protein is MKIPPSNLASSDCLFCKIVAGDIPANRVYEDEFCIGFPDINPQAPTHLLIIPKQHVASTAKAEAEHSALLGSLMSAAAEIARAEKLSKGYRIVVNTGDDGGQTVNHLHLHLLGGRHMNWPPG
- a CDS encoding metallopeptidase TldD-related protein — its product is MKRQRAVVAGVGFAGLVAVTISSVGTSAVAATRSEPAPAAVLIDTMESELHRAMSSLGNSATDATQQPKPYFLSYAVSDSDSMSLTAQFGAITGSRENHRRTADVQVRLGTAAEDNTHGDHRNSALTTIPLPLANDSDAIARTLWFATNRGYGKALDGYLKVKTEQQVRAKEEDASADFSSETPASAILPPSPSLVVDTAAWQTRLRELSGLFKQYPDVFYNNIALEATTETDYFVSSEGAKVATPNHVARLVIVARTRAADGMDLFRAETFEADEVSHLPDQKTLIDKTLAMAKNLEALRAAPVTEPFNGPAILSGRASAVFFHEVLGHRLEGQRQRGDDEGQTFTKLLGKQILPPFLSVSDDPTLTDFHGVSLSGHYSYDDEGQQARRVDLIKDGVLDTFLMSRLPIASFSTSNGHGRAETGHMPTGRQGNLIVTSSKTVSDAELREMLKAEAKKQGKAYGLYFEDISSGFAVTTRRSPQAFQVIPLVVYRVYVDGRPDELVRGVSIVGTPQAALNRILATNDKQDIFNGICGAESGSIPVSAVAPAMLVSEIETQRQAQGTARPPILPPPGATTATDEKGGQ
- a CDS encoding M48 family metallopeptidase, which codes for MNVRAALLLLISFFAITIPSAKALGTTPTEARALREAAQNHTAYTLPPDKVKLAKELFRDRTALHLLGEGWGILQLILLLALGVPSRLRDVAERVTRSRWGQCFVFVFLFLLLTALLNAPLRLYGHHVSLAYGLSVQRWGSWFADLGKSFLLEWIVAGILVMVLFWVIQWSPKRWWFWFWIPTMVAVLFGVFLSPILVDPLFNKFEPLQQRNPALVAQLERVVARSGVTLPPDRMFFMRASSKVTSMNAYVTGFGPSKRLVLWDTTIAAATPDELAGVFGHELGHYALHHIVQGVLFSAVLLLVGFFAGQRMTWWLLARYGSRWKIRSQNDWACVAVLVLVLNVLNFFAEPIENSFSRSIEHAADVYGQEAIHGIVSDPQTTTQQGFQKLGENSLDDPTPHPLVDFWSDGHPSTASRAAFALAYDPWTAGQHPKYFQP
- a CDS encoding response regulator, translated to MTSEQNVPEVDSHQGSTMSPGQQDGEAQFAGQNIPHGMGQSKSSRRRRRKRKSKGGDSPQGAQSGVQSGDQSAGQPVGSIQGAAAPQTFQPQGGQGFQANAGQQQNGSSSSGKRWKKKFRDRDRQRSPENPGNVASGSNSGGFSSNGGGYRDRDTHQPGNNSGGFKRKGGGGKQQQRGPRSFVGPMDHSYRAVNGNFADTPPSTMDSHNGNYQGRSNGHGGGRSYQSDSQPIDYSQGRAIPIAEDAPTKIFFFIEDLFFIAKISETARKLGVKVAFVKNDKEAIASLVGGEEEDRPGLIVFDLNNANAKPLTLIPKLKTKLKRSTSIIGFLSHLQGDLKAKAVEAGCDTVMPRAAFSQNLPNLLRRYGMEEEEEPNFNM
- a CDS encoding RNA polymerase sigma factor, translated to MDVDLTFEQLVRDHQAMVFRTLLRLTGSREHLDDLAQDVFLRLYRALPSFRGEALITTYLYRIAVNVAQDEWKRRRRDDRSHVSLSDETSAWEERLAHPDRNAEQQIEEREFQQVVEEQLQRLSHIERTILILYHQEERSYEQISYALGMPIGTVRTHLHRGRKKLREAIQQNQTSERRTACQTN
- a CDS encoding DUF6249 domain-containing protein — translated: MDFLSSPFIVPVAGCAVGAIAIVSGIWFEAQQRRNKAEQRMAMIARGVPIAEIEKLLGSGDEEKRVRDPLRSLGNARRAGIILVSVGLGLILFFITLSVIVHERDVLAGSAAGIIPLAIGIGFFIDYNLQKRELSRFGLEIGAESAGAGSER